The following proteins are encoded in a genomic region of Gemmatimonadota bacterium:
- a CDS encoding radical SAM protein — MGPHAGQRPGRTDRLMVAPGWVTSRYTTFTPSGEPGTWLAFNAFTGSLLELDATDWWHVERLDRRGGRPAPADLPLPLRERLQDAGVLVPSTFDERAALFALRRAALAAPDRLLLTIAPTIQCNFRCTYCFEAHRQEVMSPETERHLQRFIAREAQGVRGITTTWFGGEPLLQPDLLERVQRFTNELGAARGLSVSRSIVTNGWFLTGSMIERLQALGAWDMVQVTVDGLPAVHDTRRILRGGQGTWERVIANCRTALEMDFPISLRINVDRGNADTLEPLVDRLCDEGLLPGVHPSLGFIVDATTTCSHVADAVLTEAERADVSVRFDAALLARGLLPTAPLPGPICGPLCSVESSKGFVVAPSGLLFKCWNQIDGSVEQAIGRLDGRPVPNQAREQSRWARYDPAVRGGCSNCAALPVCMGGCPWEYERLGRVHRGECDPFRFRPAELVMLAHGRRRAQPHRLAPHRSEP, encoded by the coding sequence ATGGGCCCGCACGCTGGGCAGCGCCCTGGCCGGACGGACCGGCTGATGGTGGCGCCGGGGTGGGTCACCTCCCGCTACACCACGTTCACGCCCTCCGGCGAGCCGGGGACCTGGCTGGCGTTCAACGCGTTCACCGGGTCGCTGCTCGAGTTGGATGCGACCGATTGGTGGCATGTGGAGCGCCTCGATCGGCGCGGAGGGCGGCCTGCCCCGGCGGACCTGCCGCTCCCGCTCCGGGAGCGGCTCCAGGATGCGGGAGTGCTCGTGCCGAGCACCTTCGACGAACGCGCAGCCTTGTTTGCATTGCGGCGTGCGGCGCTGGCCGCACCCGACCGGCTGCTCCTGACCATCGCACCGACGATCCAGTGCAACTTCCGCTGCACGTATTGCTTCGAAGCCCACCGCCAGGAGGTCATGTCCCCGGAGACAGAGCGACACCTCCAGCGGTTCATCGCCCGTGAGGCCCAGGGTGTGCGGGGCATCACCACCACGTGGTTCGGCGGTGAACCACTCCTCCAACCCGACCTGTTGGAGCGCGTGCAGCGGTTCACGAACGAGCTCGGCGCGGCTCGCGGGCTGTCCGTGTCGCGATCGATCGTGACGAACGGCTGGTTCCTCACCGGCTCGATGATCGAGCGCCTGCAGGCGCTCGGAGCATGGGACATGGTGCAGGTGACCGTCGACGGCCTCCCCGCCGTCCACGATACCCGGCGGATCCTGCGCGGCGGACAGGGAACCTGGGAACGGGTGATCGCCAACTGCCGCACGGCCCTGGAGATGGACTTCCCGATCTCGCTCCGGATCAACGTCGACCGCGGCAACGCCGACACGCTGGAGCCGCTGGTCGATCGCCTCTGCGATGAGGGCCTGCTGCCCGGAGTGCATCCGTCGCTGGGCTTCATCGTGGATGCCACGACGACCTGCTCCCACGTCGCCGATGCCGTGTTGACGGAGGCGGAGCGGGCGGATGTCTCGGTCCGCTTCGACGCCGCCCTGCTCGCGCGCGGTCTGCTGCCCACCGCACCCCTGCCCGGACCGATCTGTGGCCCCCTTTGCTCGGTCGAGTCCTCGAAGGGATTCGTGGTAGCGCCGAGCGGTCTGCTGTTCAAGTGCTGGAACCAGATCGACGGGTCGGTGGAGCAGGCGATCGGACGCCTGGACGGGCGCCCCGTGCCGAACCAGGCACGCGAGCAGTCCCGCTGGGCCCGCTACGACCCCGCCGTTCGCGGCGGTTGCTCCAACTGCGCCGCCCTTCCGGTATGCATGGGGGGCTGTCCCTGGGAGTACGAGCGCCTCGGTCGGGTCCACCGCGGGGAGTGTGATCCGTTCCGGTTCCGACCGGCCGAGCTGGTGATGCTGGCGCATGGGCGGCGACGGGCTCAGCCACACAGGCTGGCGCCGCACCGGAGCGAACCTTAG
- a CDS encoding HupE/UreJ family protein, giving the protein MGLPSVTPGRAPARLLRSALLAVLLLAALPGRPAAHEIPNDVLVRLFVRPDGAWLHVLVRTPLEAMRDFVFPLRGPGYLDLEQVDPLLREAAQLWVSDYLRFYEDGRQLPGAELESVRISLPSDPSFASWERARAHFDAAPLPASTELPWQQAAFDMRFRVPISSDTAAFALDSRLAHLGLRTVTVLRFAPPDGPERIFEFTGDPGRVRLDPRWYHAAARFVALGVEHILDGIDHLLFLLCLVVPLRSVRALVPVVTAFTVAHSITLFAAALGLAPDALWFPPLIETLIALSIVYMAFENIVGARQERRWWMAFGFGLVHGFGFSFVLAETLQFAGGHLLTSLLAFNVGVELGQVLVLVVTVPVLAWLFRRVVKERMGVILLSALIAHTGWHWMTERGSTFLEYPLTWPVLDAAFLGMLARWSALAAVVAAAGWGLRAALLRWDARRPRESTPAAG; this is encoded by the coding sequence ATGGGTCTTCCCTCCGTCACGCCCGGCCGGGCCCCGGCGCGCCTGCTGCGCTCCGCGCTGCTCGCCGTCCTGCTGCTCGCCGCGCTCCCGGGTCGCCCGGCCGCGCACGAGATCCCGAACGACGTGCTCGTCCGGCTCTTCGTCCGGCCGGACGGGGCCTGGCTGCACGTGCTGGTGCGCACACCGCTGGAGGCCATGCGGGACTTCGTCTTCCCGCTGCGCGGCCCCGGCTACCTGGACCTGGAGCAGGTGGATCCGCTGCTCCGGGAGGCCGCGCAGCTGTGGGTGTCGGACTACCTGCGCTTCTACGAGGACGGGCGCCAGCTCCCGGGGGCCGAGCTCGAATCGGTGCGCATCTCGCTGCCCAGCGATCCGTCCTTCGCATCCTGGGAGCGGGCCCGGGCCCACTTCGACGCGGCCCCCCTGCCGGCCTCCACCGAGCTCCCCTGGCAGCAGGCCGCCTTCGACATGCGGTTCCGGGTGCCGATCTCCTCGGACACCGCCGCCTTCGCCCTCGATTCGCGGCTGGCGCACCTGGGCCTGCGCACGGTGACGGTCCTGCGCTTCGCGCCGCCGGACGGCCCCGAGCGGATCTTCGAGTTCACGGGGGATCCCGGGCGGGTCCGGCTCGATCCTCGCTGGTACCACGCGGCGGCCCGCTTCGTCGCGTTGGGGGTCGAGCACATCCTGGACGGGATCGACCACCTGCTCTTCCTGCTCTGCCTGGTGGTGCCCCTGCGCAGCGTGCGGGCCCTCGTGCCGGTCGTGACGGCGTTCACGGTCGCGCACTCCATCACGCTGTTCGCGGCCGCGCTCGGCCTGGCGCCGGACGCGCTGTGGTTCCCGCCGCTCATCGAGACGCTGATCGCACTGTCGATCGTCTACATGGCCTTCGAGAACATCGTGGGCGCCCGGCAGGAGCGGCGGTGGTGGATGGCCTTCGGGTTCGGGCTCGTGCACGGCTTCGGCTTCTCCTTCGTGCTGGCGGAGACCCTGCAGTTCGCGGGCGGCCACCTGCTCACCTCGTTGCTGGCGTTCAACGTGGGTGTCGAGCTGGGTCAGGTGCTGGTGCTGGTCGTCACGGTGCCGGTGCTCGCCTGGCTCTTCCGGCGGGTGGTGAAGGAGCGGATGGGGGTGATCCTGCTCTCCGCCCTGATCGCCCACACCGGGTGGCACTGGATGACCGAGCGCGGCTCCACCTTCCTGGAGTATCCGCTCACCTGGCCCGTGCTGGACGCGGCGTTCCTCGGGATGCTGGCCCGCTGGTCCGCGCTGGCCGCCGTGGTGGCCGCGGCCGGCTGGGGACTCCGTGCCGCGCTGCTGCGCTGGGACGCCCGGCGCCCGCGCGAGTCCACCCCCGCGGCCGGTTGA
- a CDS encoding TonB-dependent receptor — translation MNQPRPRPPRLCAALVATVALSWSGALQAQSTGTITGVVRDAQSRQPLAAVQISIPTTNTGTLSQASGRYLLINVPAGTHEIRLERLGYQPVTQNVTVRAGEATQVDFEISEQAIQLDAVVVTGTPGGTQRRAIGNVVAQVDAAELTEIAPITTMQDLLGGREAGVDFSRGSGNVGTGSSIRIRGFSSLNVGNQPLIYVDGVRVDNNASAGPALRDGAQASKLDDINPDDIESIEIIKGPAAATLYGTEASNGVIQIITKRGQQGAPQFSMTVRQGGNFLMDPQDKVPVAYGIGDNGEIISFNVWDQEKAAGRAFFGTGHTQAYNLSMNGGTETVRYYLSGDWDDQTGIVDYNWNRALSLRANVSVVAHEKLSLDASTGYVDGETSFMQQRTSYGLWEQAQWSSPEGIDTKLRGFLRARPEKIETVDAIRENSRFIGSLTTNYRPTDWLTQRLVVGLDVANEENRVFFPKDTDGDFGGLSQGFIQVDRPRTRYTTFDFATSARWGLSENLRFTSSVGVQYYAKRLETVFTEGRNFPAPSISSLSGAAVATSNEAIVENKTLGGYLQHELSWRDRVFLTAAVRGDDNSAFGSNYDAAVYPKFSATWVVSDEDFWGLSAVNSLRLRTAWGKAGQQPDVFAAVRLYQPAVGPGSAPVVTPAEVGNSDLGPEVATELEVGFDAALFEDRLSTEVTYYRQRVEDALVSLPVAPSRGFPGTQFVNLGEVFNHGVEVQLNSRMLQRRNLAWDLGVGLSWNRNEVVDAGGLPPTTTVREGFPFPAYFAEVVTSAELNPNTRRAENILCDGGTGKNGWEAGGTPVPCSSASDAPEVFLGPGYFPWNWKFNTTFTLFDDIRVFGLVEMQRGGNYQYIEDVGCRHTCFRTSLAANERTDPIFLAYADTPISSAMLGTYRADFAKLREIAVAYELPASLVGRTGAERASFSVAARNLWTLWTAQDEIFGSPIPDPEARRAADVGTYSNSNMPPTSSIIATLRVTF, via the coding sequence ATGAACCAGCCCCGTCCGAGACCCCCGCGCCTGTGCGCGGCCCTGGTCGCCACCGTCGCCCTCTCGTGGAGCGGTGCGCTCCAGGCGCAGAGCACGGGAACCATCACCGGCGTCGTACGCGATGCCCAGTCCCGGCAGCCGCTCGCCGCCGTGCAGATCAGCATTCCCACCACGAACACCGGGACGCTCTCGCAGGCGAGTGGGCGCTACCTGTTGATCAATGTGCCCGCCGGCACGCACGAGATCCGCCTGGAGCGGCTCGGCTATCAGCCCGTCACGCAGAACGTCACCGTGCGGGCGGGTGAGGCCACCCAGGTGGACTTCGAGATCTCCGAGCAGGCCATCCAGCTCGATGCCGTCGTGGTCACGGGCACTCCGGGCGGCACGCAACGTCGCGCGATCGGCAATGTGGTCGCGCAGGTGGACGCCGCCGAGCTGACGGAGATCGCGCCCATCACCACGATGCAGGACCTGCTGGGCGGCCGGGAGGCCGGCGTGGACTTCAGCCGCGGCTCCGGCAATGTCGGAACCGGGTCCAGCATCCGCATCCGGGGCTTCTCCAGCCTCAACGTCGGCAACCAGCCGCTCATCTATGTGGATGGCGTACGGGTGGACAACAACGCCTCCGCCGGGCCCGCGCTGCGCGACGGGGCGCAGGCCTCCAAGCTGGACGACATCAACCCGGACGACATCGAAAGCATCGAGATCATCAAGGGGCCGGCGGCCGCCACGCTGTACGGCACCGAAGCCTCCAACGGGGTCATCCAGATCATCACCAAGCGCGGCCAGCAGGGTGCGCCCCAGTTCTCGATGACGGTGCGGCAGGGCGGAAACTTCCTGATGGATCCGCAGGACAAGGTGCCGGTCGCCTACGGCATCGGCGACAACGGGGAGATCATCAGCTTCAATGTGTGGGACCAGGAGAAGGCGGCCGGCCGTGCCTTCTTCGGGACCGGACACACCCAGGCCTACAACCTCAGCATGAACGGCGGCACCGAGACGGTCCGCTACTACCTGTCCGGGGACTGGGACGACCAGACCGGGATCGTCGACTACAACTGGAACCGCGCCTTGAGTCTGCGCGCGAACGTGAGCGTGGTGGCGCACGAGAAGCTGTCGCTGGATGCAAGCACGGGATACGTGGATGGCGAGACCAGCTTCATGCAGCAGCGCACCTCCTACGGTCTGTGGGAACAGGCGCAGTGGTCGAGCCCGGAGGGGATCGACACCAAGCTGCGGGGATTCCTGCGGGCGCGGCCGGAGAAGATCGAGACCGTGGACGCCATCCGCGAGAACAGCCGCTTCATCGGGAGCCTGACCACCAACTACCGGCCCACCGACTGGCTCACCCAGCGGCTCGTGGTGGGCCTGGACGTGGCCAACGAGGAGAACCGGGTCTTCTTCCCCAAGGACACGGACGGAGACTTCGGCGGGCTCTCGCAGGGGTTCATCCAGGTCGATCGACCGCGGACCCGCTACACGACCTTCGACTTCGCGACCAGCGCCCGCTGGGGATTGAGCGAGAACCTGCGCTTCACGAGCTCCGTGGGGGTGCAGTACTACGCCAAGCGCCTGGAGACGGTGTTCACGGAAGGGCGGAACTTCCCGGCGCCGTCGATCTCGTCCCTGTCGGGCGCGGCCGTGGCCACCTCCAATGAGGCGATCGTCGAGAACAAGACGCTCGGTGGGTATCTCCAACACGAGTTGAGCTGGCGGGACCGCGTCTTCCTGACCGCCGCCGTGCGCGGAGACGACAACTCCGCCTTCGGCTCCAACTACGACGCAGCGGTCTACCCGAAGTTCTCCGCGACCTGGGTCGTGAGCGACGAGGACTTCTGGGGCCTCTCGGCGGTCAACTCGCTCCGGCTGCGTACCGCCTGGGGAAAGGCCGGGCAGCAACCGGACGTGTTCGCCGCGGTGCGGTTGTACCAGCCCGCGGTGGGACCGGGCAGCGCCCCGGTGGTGACTCCGGCGGAGGTGGGCAACTCGGACCTGGGGCCCGAGGTCGCGACCGAGCTGGAGGTGGGGTTCGACGCGGCCCTGTTCGAGGATCGCCTGTCGACCGAGGTCACCTACTACCGGCAGCGCGTCGAGGACGCCCTCGTCTCCCTGCCGGTTGCGCCTTCGCGGGGGTTCCCGGGCACGCAGTTCGTCAACCTGGGGGAGGTCTTCAATCACGGTGTCGAGGTCCAGCTCAACAGCCGGATGCTGCAGCGACGCAATCTGGCCTGGGATCTCGGCGTCGGCCTCTCCTGGAACCGGAATGAGGTGGTGGACGCCGGCGGGCTCCCGCCGACAACCACGGTGCGGGAGGGCTTCCCGTTTCCGGCCTACTTCGCGGAAGTCGTGACCAGCGCGGAGTTGAACCCGAACACGAGACGAGCGGAGAACATCCTGTGCGACGGGGGCACCGGGAAGAACGGCTGGGAGGCCGGGGGAACGCCGGTGCCGTGCAGCAGCGCGTCGGATGCACCCGAGGTGTTCCTCGGGCCCGGCTACTTCCCGTGGAACTGGAAGTTCAACACGACCTTCACGTTGTTCGACGACATCCGCGTCTTCGGGCTCGTGGAGATGCAGCGGGGCGGCAACTACCAGTACATCGAGGACGTCGGGTGCCGGCACACGTGCTTCCGGACCTCGCTGGCGGCCAACGAACGCACGGACCCGATCTTCCTGGCCTACGCCGACACTCCCATCAGCTCCGCGATGCTGGGCACCTACCGGGCCGACTTCGCCAAGCTGCGGGAGATCGCGGTGGCCTACGAGCTCCCGGCGTCCCTGGTGGGCCGCACCGGCGCAGAACGGGCGTCCTTTTCCGTGGCCGCGCGCAACCTGTGGACGCTGTGGACGGCGCAGGACGAGATCTTCGGCTCCCCGATCCCGGATCCCGAAGCGCGCCGCGCCGCCGACGTCGGGACCTATTCCAACTCCAACATGCCACCCACGTCCAGCATCATCGCCACCCTGCGGGTGACGTTCTGA
- a CDS encoding peptidyl-alpha-hydroxyglycine alpha-amidating lyase family protein: protein MTLALPRIGFAGSAALAAALLTAPPVSAQHGNPYAAQDGWGTLPAGRTWGAVSAVYPTPDGQRIWVAERCGANTCIGSDLDPVMLFELDGTLVRSFGAGLIAWPHGMHVDRDGNVWVADALGFGQQPAGWGHVVYKFSPDGEVLMTLGQKGVAGQGRDTFNKPSDILVAPDGSIFVADGHDAGGNNRIVKFDAQGNYLLEWGTTGKEDGEFRDPHALAMDSQGRLFVGDRANSRIQLFDQQGQHLETWTQFGRPSGLWIDEQDRLYATDSESNKGRNPGWLRGIYIGSAATGWLESFIPDPEPDPDRSATSGAEGIAADHLGNLYGAEVGPQQMRKYVIKR from the coding sequence GTGACCCTCGCGCTTCCCCGCATCGGCTTCGCCGGCTCCGCGGCCTTGGCCGCGGCCCTGCTGACGGCGCCCCCCGTCTCCGCCCAGCACGGCAATCCGTACGCGGCCCAGGACGGCTGGGGGACCCTCCCGGCCGGGCGCACCTGGGGCGCCGTCAGCGCGGTCTATCCGACGCCGGACGGACAGCGCATCTGGGTGGCGGAGCGCTGTGGTGCGAACACGTGCATCGGCAGCGACCTCGATCCCGTGATGCTGTTCGAGCTGGACGGCACCCTGGTCCGGAGCTTCGGCGCCGGGCTGATCGCCTGGCCGCACGGCATGCACGTGGACCGGGACGGCAACGTGTGGGTGGCCGACGCGCTGGGCTTCGGTCAGCAGCCGGCGGGTTGGGGCCACGTGGTCTACAAGTTCAGCCCCGACGGCGAGGTGTTGATGACGCTGGGCCAGAAGGGCGTGGCCGGACAGGGGCGCGACACCTTCAACAAGCCGTCGGACATCCTGGTGGCGCCGGACGGGAGCATCTTCGTGGCGGACGGCCACGACGCCGGAGGCAACAACCGGATCGTGAAGTTCGACGCGCAGGGGAACTACCTGCTGGAGTGGGGCACCACCGGCAAGGAGGACGGGGAGTTCCGCGACCCGCACGCCCTGGCCATGGACTCGCAGGGCCGCCTGTTCGTCGGGGATCGCGCCAACTCCCGCATCCAGCTCTTCGATCAGCAGGGGCAGCACCTGGAGACCTGGACGCAGTTCGGGCGGCCGTCCGGTCTGTGGATCGACGAGCAGGACCGTCTGTACGCGACCGACTCCGAGTCCAACAAGGGCCGCAACCCCGGCTGGCTGCGCGGGATCTACATCGGCAGCGCGGCCACCGGCTGGTTGGAGAGCTTCATCCCCGATCCCGAACCCGATCCGGATCGCTCCGCCACCAGCGGCGCCGAAGGGATCGCGGCCGACCACCTCGGCAACCTCTACGGAGCGGAGGTGGGCCCGCAGCAGATGCGGAAGTACGTGATCAAGCGCTGA
- a CDS encoding RagB/SusD family nutrient uptake outer membrane protein, with protein sequence MRTEMTRNGSRGSLARALSVVGAVLASGACDTLLDVELPGSLTEQDLLTPSLAETLVLSAVADYECAYAEFAASVAGLEDVFWESTGWFTRAWAEYTVSSQNGALDTTPCGEIDTTSGFFTSFQSARFQAEQAHAQISDFDAAEVPNREKLLAQAATYAGYVYQAFGEHWCEVAVDLGPLMTPDQTLQRGEEWFDQALTHIQASGDFSTATTSSMRQLALLGRARVRFALGDLQGAAADAEQIPITFQASITRDAGVRKRWNQVYQHHTVNKYSTVAGPVEWQGQVVSQGYRNLTIAPNGDQTVDDGVPDPRVPVVNTGGLGQDGVTPHWIQTKYNSHGDDMPMARWAEAQLILAEIEGGQQAVDRINALRDVHSLPHVSSVDQETLIEERRREFFYEGRFHADKLRYDLWFPRAQGFNHKNIAYGPATCLPLSEQERILNPNIS encoded by the coding sequence ATGAGGACCGAGATGACACGCAATGGAAGTCGAGGCTCGCTGGCGCGGGCCCTGAGCGTGGTGGGGGCCGTCCTGGCGTCCGGTGCCTGCGACACCCTGTTGGACGTGGAGCTGCCCGGGTCGCTGACCGAGCAGGATCTGCTCACGCCATCGCTGGCCGAGACGCTGGTGCTGTCGGCGGTGGCGGACTACGAGTGCGCGTACGCCGAGTTCGCGGCGTCGGTGGCCGGCCTGGAGGACGTCTTCTGGGAGAGCACGGGCTGGTTCACGCGAGCCTGGGCCGAGTACACGGTCTCGTCGCAGAACGGCGCGCTGGACACGACGCCGTGCGGCGAGATCGACACGACCTCCGGTTTCTTCACGTCGTTCCAGTCGGCGCGCTTCCAGGCGGAGCAGGCGCACGCCCAGATCAGCGACTTCGACGCGGCCGAGGTGCCCAACCGGGAGAAGCTGCTGGCACAGGCGGCGACCTACGCCGGCTACGTCTACCAGGCGTTCGGGGAGCACTGGTGCGAAGTCGCGGTGGACCTGGGTCCGCTGATGACCCCCGACCAGACGCTCCAGCGCGGGGAGGAGTGGTTCGACCAGGCGCTCACGCACATCCAGGCCAGCGGCGACTTCTCCACCGCCACGACGAGCAGCATGCGGCAACTGGCGTTGCTCGGCCGGGCACGGGTCCGCTTCGCGCTCGGCGACCTGCAGGGGGCGGCGGCCGACGCGGAGCAGATCCCGATCACGTTCCAGGCGTCCATCACGCGGGACGCGGGCGTGCGCAAGCGTTGGAATCAGGTCTATCAGCACCACACGGTCAACAAGTACTCGACCGTGGCGGGGCCCGTGGAGTGGCAGGGCCAGGTGGTCTCGCAGGGATACCGCAACCTGACGATCGCGCCCAACGGCGATCAGACGGTGGATGACGGGGTGCCCGATCCCCGGGTGCCGGTGGTCAACACGGGTGGGCTCGGGCAGGACGGCGTGACGCCGCACTGGATCCAGACGAAGTACAACTCGCACGGGGACGACATGCCCATGGCGCGGTGGGCGGAGGCGCAGCTCATCCTGGCCGAGATCGAGGGCGGGCAGCAGGCCGTCGACCGCATCAACGCGCTGCGGGACGTGCACAGCCTACCCCACGTCTCGAGCGTGGACCAGGAGACGCTCATCGAGGAGCGTCGCCGCGAGTTCTTCTACGAGGGGCGCTTCCACGCCGACAAGCTGCGCTACGATCTGTGGTTCCCGCGCGCCCAGGGCTTCAACCACAAGAACATCGCGTACGGGCCCGCCACCTGCCTGCCCCTGTCGGAGCAGGAGCGGATCCTGAACCCGAACATCTCCTGA
- a CDS encoding serine hydrolase — translation MPTVHPVRLRPLLLVLALAPAPVAAQALARPSVAEVDAVFAAFDNTRSPGCAVGVSQAGVPVLQRAYGMADLEHDVPNRPQTVFEPGSVSKQITATATILLALDGKLSLDDDIRTYLPELPEYPETVRVRHLLNHTSGLRDWGSVAGIEGWPRTRRAHTHTHVLDILSRQRSLNYPAGDYYSYTNSGYNLQAILVERVSGMPFAEFSRQRIFEPLGMAHTQWRDDFNRIVKDRAIAYAPDGDGWSMLMPFEDVHGNGGLLTTVEDLLAFTQNLETGAVGGPRYLEEMHRQGVLTSGQVITYASGVVVDTYKGVRQVQHSGSTAGYRGHLARFPDQGLAVAVMCNTASGNATRLLYQVADLYLAPVLRDEPPAPPAGVRRMGAEQLQPFAGLYRDTRTGAPLEIAVEGSGLRVDGSEVLPIGETRFVSAGGDVTLTFVERPGAGRPSAAVMDRPDHPDVRIEPVTPVQPDAAALGAYEGTYESAEAEARWRLEVRDGTLTLVGRWGDTLALRPAYADVFTGGGGRTFVFHRGVGGAVDGFTWSESRVWGLEFERVAR, via the coding sequence ATGCCCACCGTGCATCCCGTTCGCCTCCGCCCCCTGCTCCTGGTGCTCGCGCTCGCCCCGGCACCGGTCGCGGCCCAGGCGCTGGCCCGGCCCTCCGTGGCCGAGGTCGACGCCGTTTTCGCGGCCTTCGACAACACGCGCTCGCCGGGCTGCGCCGTGGGGGTCAGCCAGGCCGGGGTGCCGGTCCTCCAGCGTGCGTACGGCATGGCGGACCTCGAGCACGACGTGCCCAATCGGCCACAGACGGTCTTCGAGCCCGGCTCCGTGTCGAAGCAGATCACGGCCACGGCCACCATCCTGCTGGCCCTGGACGGGAAGCTCTCCCTGGACGACGACATCCGGACGTATCTGCCGGAGCTGCCCGAGTACCCCGAGACCGTGCGGGTCCGCCATCTGCTCAACCACACCAGCGGTCTGCGCGACTGGGGCTCGGTGGCGGGCATCGAGGGGTGGCCGCGCACGCGGCGGGCGCACACGCATACGCACGTGCTCGACATCCTGTCGCGGCAGCGCTCCCTCAACTATCCGGCCGGCGACTACTACTCCTACACCAACTCGGGCTACAACCTGCAGGCCATCCTGGTGGAGCGCGTGAGCGGCATGCCGTTCGCGGAGTTCAGCCGCCAGCGGATCTTCGAGCCCCTGGGGATGGCGCATACGCAGTGGCGGGACGACTTCAACCGCATCGTGAAGGACCGCGCCATCGCCTACGCGCCCGACGGGGACGGCTGGTCCATGTTGATGCCGTTCGAGGACGTGCACGGGAACGGGGGCCTGCTCACCACCGTGGAGGACCTGCTGGCCTTCACGCAGAACCTGGAGACGGGCGCCGTGGGCGGGCCGCGCTACCTGGAGGAGATGCACCGCCAGGGTGTGCTGACCTCCGGGCAGGTCATCACCTACGCGAGCGGGGTGGTGGTGGACACGTACAAGGGCGTGCGCCAGGTGCAGCACAGCGGCTCGACCGCCGGCTACCGGGGGCACCTGGCCCGCTTCCCGGATCAGGGACTGGCCGTGGCCGTGATGTGCAACACGGCGTCGGGGAACGCGACGCGCCTCCTCTACCAGGTGGCGGACCTGTACCTGGCGCCGGTCCTGCGGGACGAGCCGCCGGCGCCTCCGGCGGGCGTGCGGCGGATGGGCGCGGAGCAGCTGCAGCCCTTCGCGGGCCTGTACCGCGACACGCGCACCGGCGCGCCCCTGGAGATCGCGGTCGAAGGCAGCGGGTTGCGTGTGGACGGGAGCGAGGTCCTCCCGATCGGCGAGACACGCTTCGTGTCGGCCGGTGGCGACGTGACGCTGACCTTCGTCGAGCGCCCGGGCGCGGGCCGTCCGTCCGCGGCCGTGATGGACCGCCCCGACCACCCGGACGTGCGCATCGAGCCGGTCACACCGGTGCAGCCGGACGCCGCCGCGCTCGGCGCCTACGAAGGCACCTACGAGAGCGCGGAGGCCGAGGCGCGCTGGCGCCTCGAGGTCCGGGACGGGACGCTCACGCTCGTCGGCCGGTGGGGCGACACGCTCGCGTTGCGTCCGGCCTACGCCGACGTGTTCACGGGCGGCGGGGGACGTACGTTCGTCTTCCACCGGGGCGTGGGCGGTGCCGTGGACGGCTTCACCTGGAGCGAGAGCCGGGTCTGGGGGCTGGAGTTCGAGCGGGTGGCGCGCTGA